A genomic region of Leptolyngbya sp. NIES-2104 contains the following coding sequences:
- a CDS encoding DUF86 domain-containing protein, with protein MSRNIRLYLEDMVKSCEKILRYTNAMTFEEFLSDELRYDAVIRNLEILGEAAKKVPQDLRNRSPETEWRNIAGLRDIIAHAYFQIRDEIIWDTVQNKIQPLKIQIENLLAQEFDEQ; from the coding sequence ATGTCTCGTAACATCCGTCTGTACTTGGAAGATATGGTGAAAAGCTGTGAGAAGATTCTGAGGTATACGAACGCAATGACCTTTGAAGAATTTCTCTCAGACGAACTTCGGTATGATGCAGTGATTCGGAACTTGGAAATTTTAGGTGAGGCGGCGAAGAAAGTTCCGCAAGATTTACGAAATCGTTCTCCAGAAACAGAATGGCGAAATATTGCAGGTTTGCGAGATATTATTGCCCACGCATATTTTCAAATTAGAGATGAAATCATTTGGGATACGGTACAGAACAAAATACAGCCGTTAAAAATCCAAATTGAGAATTTGTTAGCGCAGGAATTTGATGAACAATAG
- a CDS encoding nucleotidyltransferase family protein, with the protein MKRDQVLATLKEHEATLREMGVRSLAIFGSVARDEARPDSDVDLLVDLEPPYTLDRYMDVKFFLEDNLGVSVDLVMQDGLRPQIRETVEREAIYVS; encoded by the coding sequence ATGAAGCGTGATCAGGTCTTGGCAACATTAAAGGAACATGAGGCAACTTTGAGAGAAATGGGAGTGCGATCGCTTGCCATTTTTGGATCGGTGGCACGAGATGAGGCGCGTCCTGATAGCGATGTCGATCTTCTCGTGGATTTGGAACCGCCTTACACGCTCGATCGCTACATGGATGTAAAATTTTTTCTTGAGGATAACTTAGGAGTTTCGGTTGATTTGGTGATGCAAGATGGCTTAAGACCTCAAATCCGAGAAACGGTTGAACGAGAGGCAATCTATGTCTCGTAA
- a CDS encoding CPBP family intramembrane glutamic endopeptidase — translation MKFNFAAISHRPTPIRIGLFVLMLFLMWLPLKIPIEWAISVIYGVNDAARNLASIFTYIVLYLEFIILVKFWGRFVYHEPLFRVYGLSQPRQSFRNFLQGLAIGLGSLLLMFALQGVFGWVQWQIPSSTFARIALEGGLMAIAVGFVEELLFRGWLLNELDRDYSPQISLLVSSVVYAAVHGFRPQFFALVILGSILVWAKRATRGRLGLSIGFHAGVVWGYYLVNVGQLVTFTNQVPAWVTGIDRNPLAGIVGISALSAIAFFMRSRALHNRSTELRH, via the coding sequence TTGAAATTCAATTTTGCTGCAATTTCCCACCGCCCAACTCCGATCCGGATTGGGCTATTTGTGTTGATGCTGTTTCTGATGTGGTTACCGCTGAAGATTCCGATCGAATGGGCGATCAGCGTGATCTATGGCGTAAACGATGCGGCTCGAAACTTGGCTTCGATTTTCACTTACATCGTCTTGTATCTAGAATTCATCATTCTTGTGAAGTTCTGGGGACGATTCGTTTACCATGAGCCGCTGTTTAGAGTTTATGGATTAAGCCAGCCGCGCCAAAGTTTTCGGAATTTTCTGCAAGGGTTAGCGATCGGTCTTGGAAGTTTGCTTCTGATGTTTGCGCTACAGGGCGTTTTCGGTTGGGTACAGTGGCAAATTCCGTCGAGCACGTTTGCGCGAATCGCTTTAGAAGGGGGGCTAATGGCGATCGCGGTTGGATTTGTTGAGGAATTGCTGTTTCGCGGATGGTTGTTGAACGAACTCGATCGCGACTATTCTCCTCAAATTTCGCTGCTTGTTAGTAGTGTCGTTTACGCCGCTGTACATGGATTTCGTCCGCAATTTTTTGCGCTCGTTATCTTGGGATCGATTTTGGTGTGGGCGAAACGAGCAACACGGGGACGATTGGGATTGTCGATCGGCTTTCATGCGGGTGTTGTTTGGGGCTATTACCTGGTAAACGTGGGGCAACTGGTCACATTTACAAATCAAGTTCCGGCTTGGGTGACGGGGATCGATCGCAATCCATTAGCGGGGATCGTGGGAATTTCGGCGCTGAGTGCGATCGCGTTCTTCATGCGATCAAGGGCGTTGCACAATAGAAGCACTGAGTTGAGGCATTGA
- the clpS gene encoding ATP-dependent Clp protease adapter ClpS — protein MSVETIEKRSTTRKLAPRYRVLLHNDDYNTMEYVVQALIETVPSLTQPQAVDIMMETHNSGVGLVITCAQEHAEFYSETLKMKGLESTIEPDE, from the coding sequence GTGTCTGTTGAAACTATTGAAAAGCGTTCAACAACCCGAAAACTTGCACCGCGTTACCGTGTTTTGCTTCATAACGACGACTACAACACAATGGAATACGTGGTGCAGGCGTTGATTGAAACCGTTCCGAGTCTGACTCAGCCTCAAGCCGTCGACATCATGATGGAGACTCACAATAGTGGGGTTGGGCTGGTCATTACTTGTGCTCAGGAACACGCAGAGTTTTATAGCGAAACTCTGAAAATGAAGGGCTTGGAGAGTACGATCGAGCCTGACGAATAA